AATCCCactttataaatggaaaatggaggcctagagaggttaggttacttgcccaaggtcagttagtggtggagctgggaccaGAATGGAGGTCCCCTAACTCCAAGTCTTGATTCTCTTAAGCCTGAGATTTGGGAGACCCAGGCGGGAGGAGAGGGGGCATGAcctgggggaaggaggcaggagagggggaggcggggggaggTGTTCAGATCTTAGAGTGAGTGGGATCTGACCCTCCAGGGACGCGGATGGGACGACAGCCCTGTTTGCACTGAGTGGGCAGCCAGTCATTGGCCTGGAGCTGAAGGTCACCAATCTGCCCTCggacccagcccagccccaggccgACGGGGATGACGCTCACGAGGCCCAGCTCCTGGtcaccctccctgcctctctgcacTACTCAGGAGTCCGGGCCCTGGACCCTGCGGTGAGGACCTGGGCAGGGTAGGCGTGGGGTGTTCAGGGGCTCCAGCAACCCAAGCTgacctctccttctctccccactccAGGAGAAGCCACTGTGCCTGTCCAATGACAACGCCTCCCACGTCGAGTGTGAGCTGGGGAACCCCATGAAGAGAGGCGCCCAGGTTGGCACATCTGCCCCTGTCCGTATCCAAGTGGCTCTCTATCCCCCGATCCTTCCTCAAGCCCCTTGCCCTTCTGAACTCTCATCCTGCTCCGTCCTTGGTCCAGGTCACCTTCTACCTCATCCTTAGCACCTCGGGGATCACCATTGAGACCACAGAACTAGAGGTGGAGCTGCTGTTAGCCACGTAAGTCTGGTGGGGCCAGGGTGGGTGATGGTGGGGCAAGTTGGCTGGAAGTCCACCTAGAAGGGGCTTCACTGTCCTCACCTGACCCCTTGGGGTGGCGTCTGTGCCCGCTGCCCACGCCCGCTCTGCCACACGCCAGGATCAGCGAGCAGGAGCTGCGTCCGGTCTCTGCCCGAGCTCGTGTCTTCATCGAGCTGCCACTGTCCATCACGGGGTAAGCCCTGCCCAGGGGGGCACTGCCGCCAGAGGGGTGGGCACTGCTACTCCCAAACCCAGGCCTAGGCTCTGCCTCACCCTCCATCAGGCCTCAGGCCTCCTGAGCCCCCGTTTTGACCCCTCCTTGCCAGGGTGGCTATTCCCCAGCAGCTGTTCTTCTCCGGTGTGGTGCGGGGTGAGAGTGCCATGCGGTCTGAGCGGGATGTGGGCAGCAAGGTCAAGTACGAGGTCACGGTGAGTGTCCTGGTGAGGCCCCTCCTTCttggcacagaggaggggctgaggtCTGCCCCAGGAGCTGTGGCTCTTCTCCCATATGGCCGCATGGTGGTCTAGCAAGTTTGAGGCCTTGCTCAGCTCCTGGGCCTTGGCTGTGGGCAGGTGTTTGTGCTGGGGCCTCAGTTGGCCATTTCCTGCTCAGCCCTGGCCGGCCGTCTCACctgctggtctggggagcccATGAgggctcagggcagctgctctgcCTAGGGcctcagctgggggctggggactcAGAGGCAGGGCTGCTGTCTCTCTCCTGGACTCTGCCCTGGCGCGGCTGGGCCTTCCCACACCTCTAGTGGCATCTCTAGGTTTTCCTGGGCTTGGCGCGGGCAGAGACTGGCTCCTGGATCTAGGATCCTGGGTCTTTGTCGAGACTCTGCTCTCCGAGGCCTCCCCGCAGCCCGCGTGCTCTCCATCCCCAGGGATTTAGTGGCCTTCACGCTCGCTTGTGCCCACAGGTCTCCAGCCACGGCCAGTCACTCAGCACCCTGGGCTCTGCCTTCCTCAACATCATGTGGCCCCACGAGATTGCCAACGGAAAGTGGCTGCAGTACCCCATGCGGGTGGAGCTGGAGGGCGGGCAGGGGCCCAGGCAGAAGGGGCTCTGTTCCCCCAGGCCCAACGCCCTCTACCTGGTGAGGCTtaggccgggtgggcggggctgctgAAGCAGGGTCGGGGATGGGGGGTAGACTTGGGGAAGGACGCTGTGGGCTGGGAGTGTGTGGGTAGGAGATGCCATCTCAGGACTGCTGCGTTTGGAGGGACCCTCActgggccccctccccacctcaggatGTGGACAGCAGGGACAGGAGGCGGCGGGAGCTGGGGCAGCCGGAGCAGCCGGAGCAGCCCGGCCCTCGTGAGCAGCCGGAGCCCAGCACGTCCTGGTGGCCAGTGTCCTCTGCCgagaagaagaaaaacatcacCCTGGTGCGGGCAGGGCAAACTTGGTGCagccaggatgggggagggggcgcgTGGTATGATAGAGGAtgcgggtggtggggagggaatggtgTGTCAGGATGGTGGGTGGTGCGTGTGGAGGTGCGATGGTCTGACACCCGGGCAAGTTGACAGGACAGTGCACAACACACCTGTGAGGCAGCTGCGGACGCCAAAGTACCACCCCTCCACGCTCAACAGGTGCTTACTCCAGGGCAGGCACTTACCTATAGCCTTTTCATcttgtggatgaaagttcatgGTTTATAGAGGTGGGATGGTCTTAGCCACCTCTGAGatctctttgttcttcttttgaattctttttcgACAAAAAGTCAATTTGCATAAGGAAACCTGCTTGATTTTCACAATGTCAAGGACACTTTAGGTTTTTGACAGTTCTAGCAATTAAAttggtagtatatttacgtgATTTATTGTCTCTCCTTTTTGAGCAGTGTTGCCCCCCCTTTTCCTACTTGTGTCACCTAGCTTTGTTCCACAAGCAGACTTATTGAGCAGATTAGCGCATGCTCTGTGCTGTCCCTTGTAGGGCGGTGCTGGCAGGGAGAGTGAGCAGGGGACATAGGTTAGCGGGGTACTTGGTCTGGTGGCAAGGGGGTGAATCCCAGGTGTGGAAGGAAGGACAATAGAGGCAAGAAGAGTCAAAGAGGCCTTTTCAGGGGAAGCTAAGCGGCAGGGCCAGCTCTGGTGTCAGCTGTCTGGGAGGGAGTTCCACTGCCACACCCCATCCCTCTCGGGGCTTCCTCAGCTTCTCTGCTGGCCCGAGAGCATGACCTGAAGCAAACGAAGGCGCCTCAAGGATAGTAAGAGCTTGTGTCATCGCTGTTTCCCTGACATATGGCTAGTCCTGGCCTTCCCCATGTGACTGGTTTCCTCGGAAAGCCCTCCCTTTCTGATAATAACTTTGAAATGGATTCTTTTACTAGAAATGGCATTTAGACAGATTGACCAAGGATTCTTGAATTGCACCAAAGCGGCAAAATAAAGGATGACGCAAGGAATTCAAACACTGTCAAAGCCAGTCTTCTGTATACGAAGTGTGATAAATAGAACATTAATCTTAGGCGAACAGGCCATTAGCTGGGATTAGGTCAAATGGATTTAAGTCAGGCCTGGAAGGAGCAGGGCCTAAGTCCCCTGCCCCCCAGCGGCTCTGGGGCAGCCTCATCCTCCTTCAGTGAGTTTGGGCTTAGCAGAGGAATGCGGCTTTGCCCGCTgtggacctgggttcaaatatcTGCTCCACCTCTTAGCAGctttgttagctgtgtgacctgatgGAGGTCACCTGGCTTGTTTGAACTTGAATTTCCTAGTTTGAAAGATGGAGATGATGGTAATATGCACGTTGCAGAACAATAGCACATTTAAATGGGGTAAGTACCTCGCagatagtagatgctcagtaaatgggaCCGTCATTAGGTAGCAGAAGCGGCACCTGGGGAAGCTGCTCTGCCTGTTGctgtcctccctgctccccatgcATCTCAAAGCCAAATAGCCCAGAATTGGGGTAGGCTGCTGTTTTGGACCAAGGGTTAGtttgggaagacttcctggaggaagggggctTGAAGCCAAGTAAGGAAAATGGGATAGATATTGAATGAGGAGGCAAGGGAAAGGGGGGCTcagggagggatggaaggaaggCTCTGGGCAGACTCAGTGTCTGTGTGAGCACGACTGTGAGGGTGCTGGGCCCTGAGCAGCTCAGTGGGGTGGGGCCACGCGGCTCAGAGCCTCGCCTGTCCTGGTCCCCAGGACTGCGCCCGGGGCACGGCCAACTGCGTGGTGTTCAGCTGCCCTCTCTACAGGTTTGACCGCGCGGCTGTGCTGCACGTCTGGGGCCGCCTCTGGAACAGCACCTTCCTGGAGGTGAGCGCACGGCCGGGGCACCGGACTGGGCGTCCTCTTCCCCAACAGCCCCTCGGGGACTCacttctcctcccacctcctctgtgTCCAAATGCAGCAGACTGGGCCCAAGACAGGCGGAAACACCCTCTTCCATTTACAGCTTcagaagctgggggaggggggccttAGGCATTTAGGAGGAGGGtctccttccctgctcccctAGGAGTACTCAGCTGTGAAGTCCCTGGAGGTGATCGTTCGAGCCAACATCACCGTGAAGTCGTCCATCAAGAACCTGCTGCTCAGAGATGCCTCCATTGTGgtgagctgcagggctggggaggaggggctggggcgtCTCTTTTCTCCTGCCGCGCCCGCCCTCATTCTGtgaacccctccctccccagatccCAGTGATGGTATACTTGGACCCCGTGGCGGTGGTGGCAGAAGGAGTCCCCTGGTGGGTCATCCTCCTGGCTGTCCTGGCCGGGCTGCTGGTGTTGGCGCTACTGGTGTTGCTCATGTGGAAGGtgaggcttggggagggggaggccggCAGGGGCTGGGCTCCTTATCAGTCAGGTGGCCTCTCCAGGTGTGGTTCTCTCACCCACACTTCCATTTCTTCAGCAGATCTTCACTGAGCCCTTACCCTAAACGTACCAGGGACCCTGTCGGGCCCTGGACCATTCGGAGATAAGGCAGGCGCAGATCTTGTCAGAGGTTTTATAGTctcgtgggggaggggagcctgtGGTGAAGGACAAGGCAGTGGTACTAAGTCAGGAGAGTGCAGGGGGAATTCAAGAC
The Vicugna pacos chromosome 12, VicPac4, whole genome shotgun sequence DNA segment above includes these coding regions:
- the LOC140700367 gene encoding integrin alpha-7-like, which produces MKRGIQLKRSRGLRPPASTLGPPLPSSERGRVRSWKICGKENVKDKLRAIVVTLSYSLPTPRLWRQAPGQGLPPVAPILNAHQPSTQRTEIHFLKQGCGEDKICQSNLQLVHARFCTRISDTEFQPLPMDADGTTALFALSGQPVIGLELKVTNLPSDPAQPQADGDDAHEAQLLVTLPASLHYSGVRALDPAEKPLCLSNDNASHVECELGNPMKRGAQVTFYLILSTSGITIETTELEVELLLATISEQELRPVSARARVFIELPLSITGVAIPQQLFFSGVVRGESAMRSERDVGSKVKYEVTVSSHGQSLSTLGSAFLNIMWPHEIANGKWLQYPMRVELEGGQGPRQKGLCSPRPNALYLDVDSRDRRRRELGQPEQPEQPGPREQPEPSTSWWPVSSAEKKKNITLDCARGTANCVVFSCPLYRFDRAAVLHVWGRLWNSTFLEEYSAVKSLEVIVRANITVKSSIKNLLLRDASIVIPVMVYLDPVAVVAEGVPWWVILLAVLAGLLVLALLVLLMWKMGFFKRARYPEAAVPQYHAVKIPREDRQQFKEEKMGTILRNNWGSPRREGPDAHPILAGDGQPELGPDGHPMPSTA